The stretch of DNA GCAAGCTGGCCAACAAGTTCAAGCAGGAAGGCAACGGCCGCACTGCCGAGCAGTTCGTCCGTGAAGAGCTGGCCGACGTGGTTGGCCAGCAGAACGCTTCGGCCCGCAAGGGTACCGACGTCGTCCTGTACGGCTTCGGCCGCATCGGCCGCCTGCTGGCGCGCATCCTGATCGAGAAGACCGGTGGTGGCGACGGCCTGCGCCTGCGTGCCATCGTCGTGCGCAAAGGCGCCGAGAACGACCTGGTCAAGCGTGCCAGCCTGCTGCGCCGTGACTCGGTGCATGGCCCGTTCGATGGCACCATCACCATCGACGAAGCCAACAACACCCTCACCGCCAACGGCAACCTGATCCAGATCATCTACGCCAAGAGCCCGAGCGAAGTCGACTACACCCAGTACGGCATCGACAACGCGCTGATCGTCGACAACACCGGCGTATGGCGTGACGCTGACGGCCTGGGCCAGCACCTGGCCTGCCCAGGCGCTGCCCGCGTGATCCTCACCGCACCTGGCAAGGGCGCGCTGAAGAACATCGTGCACGGCATCAACCACGGTGACATCACTGCCGATGACAAGATCATCTCGGCAGCTTCCTGCACCACCAACGCCATCGTGCCGGTGCTCAAGGCCATCAACGACCAGTACGGCATCGTCAATGGTCACGTCGAAACCGTTCACTCGTTCACCAACGACCAGAACCTGATCGACAACTTCCACAAGGGCAGCCGCCGTGGCCGTGCCGCGCCGCTGAACATGGTCATCACCGAAACCGGCGCCGCCACTGCTGCCGCCAAGGCGCTGCCAGTGCTCAAAGGCAAGCTGACCGGTAACGCCATTCGCGTTCCGACGCCGAACGTTTCGATGGCCATTCTCAACCTGAACCTTGAGAAGCCGACCAGCCGCGACGAAATCAACGAGTACCTGCGCCAGACCGCCATGCACTCGGAACTGCACAAGCAGATCGACTACGTCAGCTCGCAGGAAGTGGTTTCGACCGACTTCGTAGGTTCCCGCCACGCCGGTGTGGTGGATGCCGAGGCGACCATTGCCAACGACAACCGCGTTGTTCTGTACGTCTGGTACGACAACGAATTCGGTTACAGCTGCCAGGTGGTTCGCGTGATGGAAGAGATGTCGGGTGTGAACCCGCCAGCGTTTCCACGCTGATCCGCTTGTAAGCGCATGAAAAAACGGGAACCTTCGGGTTCCCGTTTTTTTTGCCTGGCATTTTCCGTGCTGGCGCGGTCAGTGTAGGAGCGGCCTTGTGTCGCGAATGGGCTGCGCAGCAGCCCCGGCATTTTCGGATGTGACACTCGAATCCTGGGGCCGCTGTGCGCCCCTTTCGCGACACAAGGCCGCTCCTACAATGACTTTGCAGGCATGCAGAACCGAGAAATCCCGATTGCGCACAGCCTTACTGTTCATCCTGATGCTTCTCACCGCCTGCAACCAAGGCCCGACCTTGGAACGCCTGGGCGGCCCGACCATGGGCAGCAGCTACAGTGTCCAGTACGTCCGCGAACCCGGCGGCCCGGCACCGGCCCAGGTCCAGGCGGCGGTCGAGACCATTCTCAACGACATCGATCAGCATTACTCGACCTACCGCGGCGACTCCACTGTCAGCCAGTTCAACCTGCTGCCTGCCAACCAGTGCATGGCCTTGCCGCCTGACATGCTCGAACTGGTCGCCTTCGGCCAGCACCTGGCCGAACTCAGCGATGGCGCCTACGACCTCACCGTCGAGCCGCTGCTTGACCTCTGGGGCTTCGGTCCGCAGGCCCGTCACGAGCAGGTGCCCGACCCACAGGCTCTGGCCCAGGCTCGCCAGCGCGTCGGCTACCGCCACCTGCGCATCGAGGGCCAGGCACTGTGCAAGGATGCCCCGGTGCAACTGGACTTCAACAGCATCGCTGCCGGCCACGCGGTCGACCTGATCGCCGAACGCCTGCGCGCCATGGGGGTGACCAGTTTTGTCGCTGAAGCCACCGGCGAGCTCAAGGCCGTGGGCCGCAAGCCCGACGGCAGCCCCTGGCGCATCGCCCTGGAGCTGCCCCGCGAAGACCGCCAGATCGCCCGCCAGATCATCCCGGTCAATGGCCTGGGGGTATCGACCTCGGGTGACTATCGCCACTATTTCGAGGAGAATGGCCGGCGCTATTCACATACCTTCGATGCCCGCCTG from Pseudomonas putida encodes:
- a CDS encoding glyceraldehyde-3-phosphate dehydrogenase — encoded protein: MWKVPVTQKPDQCLGEWIDREALAEAMIPLIGQLYRNNNVVSSIYGRSLINRSVISILKAHRFARHRQTDETELSVHETFPLLKAMSELKLGAASVDLGKLANKFKQEGNGRTAEQFVREELADVVGQQNASARKGTDVVLYGFGRIGRLLARILIEKTGGGDGLRLRAIVVRKGAENDLVKRASLLRRDSVHGPFDGTITIDEANNTLTANGNLIQIIYAKSPSEVDYTQYGIDNALIVDNTGVWRDADGLGQHLACPGAARVILTAPGKGALKNIVHGINHGDITADDKIISAASCTTNAIVPVLKAINDQYGIVNGHVETVHSFTNDQNLIDNFHKGSRRGRAAPLNMVITETGAATAAAKALPVLKGKLTGNAIRVPTPNVSMAILNLNLEKPTSRDEINEYLRQTAMHSELHKQIDYVSSQEVVSTDFVGSRHAGVVDAEATIANDNRVVLYVWYDNEFGYSCQVVRVMEEMSGVNPPAFPR
- a CDS encoding FAD:protein FMN transferase; this encodes MRTALLFILMLLTACNQGPTLERLGGPTMGSSYSVQYVREPGGPAPAQVQAAVETILNDIDQHYSTYRGDSTVSQFNLLPANQCMALPPDMLELVAFGQHLAELSDGAYDLTVEPLLDLWGFGPQARHEQVPDPQALAQARQRVGYRHLRIEGQALCKDAPVQLDFNSIAAGHAVDLIAERLRAMGVTSFVAEATGELKAVGRKPDGSPWRIALELPREDRQIARQIIPVNGLGVSTSGDYRHYFEENGRRYSHTFDARLGRPVDHDLAAVTVLDASALQADGYSTLLLILGPERGWDFAVAHDLAAVLVTRAEAGFVSRATPAFERAVKGD